The DNA region TCAATCGCGGTCTGCAGATGATGCGTGACCGTCTTGGCGCTCATCCCGTGCCTTTGCAGCTGCCCATCGGCAAGGAAGACACCTTTCGCGGCGTTGTCGACCTGGTCGAGATGCGCGCCATCGTGTGGGACGATGAATCCCTGGGCGCCAAATATGAAATCGTCGAAATTCCCGAGGATCTCATCGATGAGGCGCAGGAGGCGCGGGATCGGTTGCTGGAGGAAATTTCCTCGCACGATGACGTGCTGATGGAGAAATACCTCGGCGGCGAGGAGCTCAGTGTCGAAGAGATCAAGGCCGGGATTCGCAAGGGTGCCATGGCGCTGGCCTTCGTGCCGGTGATTTGCGGCTCGTCCTTTAAGAACAAGGGTGTGCAGACCTTGCTGGACGCCGTGGTCGACTATATGCCGTCTCCCCTGGACGTACCCGCCATCCGCGGCGTCAACCCCGACAATGGCGAGGAGGTCACCCGTCCGGCCGACGACAATGGTCCTTTCGCGGCGTTGGCCTTTAAGATCATGACCGACCCCTTTGTCGGGCAGTTGACCTTTTTCCGGGTCTATTCCGGTGTGGCCGAATCCGGGGCTGGTGTGACCAATACCACCAAGGGCAAGAAGGAGCGTTTCGGTCGCCTGTTGAAGATGCACGCCAATAAGCGCGAGGAAATCAAGCAGGTCTATTCGGGCGACATCGCTGCCGCGGTCGGTCTCAAGTACACGACCACCGGCGATACGCTGTGCGACGACAAGGCTCCCTGTCTCCTCGAGTCCATGGAGTTTCCCGAGCCGGTCATCAGCATCGCGGTGGAGCCCAAGACCAAGGCCGATCAGGAAAAGATGGGCATCGCCCTCGGCAAGCTCGCCCAGGAGGATCCCTCCTTGCGGGTGCATACCGACGAGGAGACCGGCCAGACCATCATCTCCGGCATGGGCGAATTGCACCTGGAAATCATCATCGACCGCATGTTGCGCGAATTCAAGGTGGCTGCCAACATCGGCGCGCCTCAGGTCGCCTATCGTGAAACCATCACCAAGAAGGTCGAGGTCGAGGGGAAATTCGTCCGTCAGTCCGGCGGTCGTGGACAGTACGGGCATTGCTGGTTGCGCATCGAGCCCCTCGAGCCGGGCTCTGGCTTCAAGTTCGTCGACGAAATCAAGGGTGGGGTGATTCCTCGTGAATACATCCCGGCGGTCGGCAAGGGAGCGGAAGAGGCATCCCAGAACGGCGTGCTCGCCGGCTTTCCTCTGGTCGATGTGCAGGTCGCGGTCTTCGACGGCTCCTATCACGACGTCGACTCCTCGGAGATGGCTTTCAAGATCGCCGGCTCCATGGGCTTCA from Geoalkalibacter sp. includes:
- the fusA gene encoding elongation factor G, with product MARQVSLNKTRNIGIMAHIDAGKTTTTERILFYTGVSHKIGEVHDGAATMDWMAQEQERGITITSAATTCFWREHRINIIDTPGHVDFTIEVERSLRVLDGAIAVFCSVGGVEPQSETVWRQADKYGVPRMAFVNKMDRVGADFNRGLQMMRDRLGAHPVPLQLPIGKEDTFRGVVDLVEMRAIVWDDESLGAKYEIVEIPEDLIDEAQEARDRLLEEISSHDDVLMEKYLGGEELSVEEIKAGIRKGAMALAFVPVICGSSFKNKGVQTLLDAVVDYMPSPLDVPAIRGVNPDNGEEVTRPADDNGPFAALAFKIMTDPFVGQLTFFRVYSGVAESGAGVTNTTKGKKERFGRLLKMHANKREEIKQVYSGDIAAAVGLKYTTTGDTLCDDKAPCLLESMEFPEPVISIAVEPKTKADQEKMGIALGKLAQEDPSLRVHTDEETGQTIISGMGELHLEIIIDRMLREFKVAANIGAPQVAYRETITKKVEVEGKFVRQSGGRGQYGHCWLRIEPLEPGSGFKFVDEIKGGVIPREYIPAVGKGAEEASQNGVLAGFPLVDVQVAVFDGSYHDVDSSEMAFKIAGSMGFKEGAAKAAPVLLEPIMSVEVVVPEEYMGDVMGDLNSRRGRIMGMDSRGGAQVIAANVPLANMFGYATDLRSATQGRATYTMTFDHYEQVPKAIAEEVVAKMKG